A single region of the Arthrobacter sp. PAMC25564 genome encodes:
- a CDS encoding phosphatase PAP2 family protein produces MNTLTDRWGRWVVPYAALWITLLVGGVIVVVLALLGAEVYDNVVDDAGLASLDKPTLAFAEQLRTPALDTAVTAFTNIGGGIGMPILATILTAWLTFITRTWRPLILIGGAAAVSVTATAVGKKLVGRTRPDHADAVPPYENSPSFPSGHTLNTTVVIGVVVYLACLQVKRTITRVGLITAGVAFAVAMGLSRVFLGHHWMTDVIAAWLLGLAWLGIVILAHRLFHVLRHREHAGPAPTFDHPLREAVAAADDAGAPGSRGGPPTSG; encoded by the coding sequence GTGAACACCTTGACTGACCGTTGGGGCCGCTGGGTGGTTCCCTATGCGGCTCTCTGGATCACCCTGCTGGTCGGCGGCGTGATCGTGGTGGTCCTGGCACTCCTCGGCGCGGAGGTCTATGACAATGTTGTGGACGACGCCGGACTCGCGAGCCTGGACAAGCCCACCCTGGCCTTCGCCGAGCAGTTGCGCACTCCCGCGCTGGACACGGCAGTGACGGCGTTTACGAACATCGGCGGCGGGATCGGCATGCCCATCCTGGCCACCATCCTGACCGCATGGCTGACCTTCATTACGCGCACCTGGCGGCCGCTGATCCTGATCGGCGGCGCCGCCGCGGTGTCCGTGACGGCCACAGCCGTGGGCAAGAAGCTGGTGGGCCGCACCCGGCCGGACCATGCCGACGCGGTCCCGCCGTACGAGAACTCCCCATCCTTCCCCAGCGGGCACACGCTCAACACCACCGTGGTGATCGGCGTCGTGGTGTATCTGGCCTGCCTGCAGGTAAAACGGACGATCACCCGGGTCGGACTGATCACCGCCGGTGTGGCCTTTGCCGTGGCGATGGGCCTGAGCCGGGTCTTCCTGGGCCATCACTGGATGACCGACGTGATCGCCGCCTGGCTGCTCGGCCTTGCCTGGCTGGGGATCGTGATCCTTGCGCACAGGCTCTTTCATGTGTTGCGGCACCGCGAACACGCGGGCCCGGCACCGACGTTTGACCACCCGCTGCGCGAGGCGGTTGCCGCGGCAGACGACGCCGGTGCGCCGGGCTCCCGGGGAGGGCCGCCGACGTCCGGGTGA
- the upp gene encoding uracil phosphoribosyltransferase → MRTLVVDHPLVAHKLTVLRDKNTPSPVFRQLTEELVTLLAYEATREVRTEPVTIETPVATTIGTAFTKPTPLVVPILRAGLGMLEGMTKLVPTAEVGFLGMARDEETLDIITYAERLPEDLTDRQIFVLDPMLATGGTLREAIKFLFKRGASDVTCICLLAAPEGLAKLEEELADANVTIVLASIDEKLNEKSYIVPGLGDAGDRLYGVAG, encoded by the coding sequence ATGCGCACTCTCGTTGTGGACCACCCGCTGGTCGCCCATAAGCTCACCGTCCTGCGGGACAAGAACACCCCCTCCCCGGTCTTCCGCCAGCTCACCGAGGAGCTCGTCACACTCCTCGCTTACGAGGCCACCCGTGAGGTCCGCACCGAACCGGTCACCATCGAGACGCCGGTCGCCACCACTATCGGCACCGCCTTCACCAAACCCACCCCGCTGGTGGTCCCCATCCTCCGCGCCGGGCTCGGCATGCTTGAGGGCATGACCAAGCTCGTCCCGACCGCCGAGGTCGGCTTCCTGGGCATGGCCCGGGATGAAGAAACCCTGGACATCATCACCTACGCCGAGCGCCTCCCCGAGGACCTCACGGACCGCCAGATCTTCGTCCTGGACCCCATGCTGGCCACCGGCGGCACCTTGCGCGAGGCCATCAAATTCCTCTTCAAGCGCGGCGCCTCGGACGTCACCTGCATTTGCCTGCTGGCCGCCCCGGAGGGCCTGGCCAAGCTGGAGGAAGAGCTCGCCGACGCCAACGTGACAATCGTCCTGGCCTCCATTGACGAGAAGCTCAATGAGAAGTCCTACATCGTGCCGGGCCTCGGCGACGCCGGGGACCGCCTTTACGGTGTGGCCGGCTGA
- a CDS encoding glyoxalase superfamily protein, with protein MDWKLELVFVPVSDVDRAKDFYVNKVGFNADYDERPTDGIRFVQLTPPGSGCSIAIGEGLNDAAPGTAPSLQLVVSDIQAAHKQLKDNGVDVSDVDVQDWGHFVYFADPDGNKWAVQYIPGRANG; from the coding sequence ATGGACTGGAAACTTGAACTCGTCTTCGTCCCGGTATCCGATGTGGACCGCGCCAAGGACTTCTACGTCAACAAGGTCGGCTTCAACGCCGACTACGACGAGCGGCCCACGGACGGCATCCGCTTCGTCCAGCTGACCCCGCCCGGTTCCGGCTGCTCGATTGCCATCGGGGAGGGCCTCAACGACGCTGCGCCCGGGACCGCCCCCAGCCTTCAGCTCGTGGTCAGCGACATCCAGGCGGCGCACAAGCAGCTCAAGGACAACGGTGTGGACGTCAGCGACGTCGATGTCCAGGACTGGGGCCACTTCGTTTATTTCGCCGATCCGGACGGCAACAAATGGGCGGTGCAGTACATCCCCGGCCGGGCCAACGGCTGA
- a CDS encoding glycosyltransferase family 39 protein, which translates to MTTTLRSPAGSGGGSAAPAPDGPLDQPATRHPQNRRERLLFGTQPHWVRPSVALLLALTAVLYLWDLEATGYANSFYAAAVQAGTKDWTALLFGSLDAGNAITVDKPPAALWIPALAGRMFGFSAMSMLIPQALMGVAAVGLLYLTVKRISGPAAGLLAGGALALTPVAALMFRFNNPDAMLTLCLMLAGYLTTRAIERAGWKWLAAAGAVIGLAFLAKMLQGFLIMPGLALAYLWAAPTTLGRRLLHLLGAAAGIAVVAGTYIALFQLTPASARPYMAGSQTNSFLELTFGYNGLGRITGSGGGMPGGGGAPGGGFGGNVGFGGAAGITRMFGTSFGGEVSWLLPAALILLCAGLWFTRREARTSKTRAALLLWGGWLAVTAAIFSFMSGTIHPYYTVALAPAIAALVGIGSVELWRGRAYWPARIVLAATVLASSVWSAVLLGRDPGWLPGLRVIVVVLGLLAAVAVILRVDSLPGLPGRFRKAATAGVVVLSLLAGGAGTAAWTLATAAQPHSGSIPASGPTASAMGGGRTTARFGGAQGSADGLGGGTGGPGNEGASTELTALLKSAGTKWSAIVSGASQAASLELASGTSVIALGGWNGGDPYPTLAQFQAMVGRGEIGYFISGGMGGGGGRGGNSEVAAWVAANFQAQTVGTSTVYRLGA; encoded by the coding sequence ATGACCACCACGCTTCGTTCCCCAGCCGGATCCGGTGGCGGCTCCGCTGCCCCGGCCCCCGATGGCCCGTTGGATCAGCCGGCCACGCGGCACCCGCAAAACCGCCGTGAACGCCTGCTCTTCGGCACCCAGCCGCACTGGGTCCGGCCCTCGGTGGCCCTGCTGCTGGCGCTCACCGCCGTGCTGTACCTGTGGGACCTGGAAGCCACCGGCTACGCCAACTCCTTCTACGCCGCGGCTGTCCAGGCCGGCACGAAGGACTGGACCGCCCTGCTGTTCGGTTCCCTGGACGCGGGCAACGCGATCACCGTGGACAAGCCACCGGCGGCGCTGTGGATCCCGGCCCTGGCCGGGCGGATGTTCGGATTCTCGGCAATGAGCATGCTCATTCCGCAGGCCCTCATGGGGGTCGCCGCCGTCGGGCTCCTCTATCTGACGGTCAAGCGCATCTCCGGCCCGGCGGCAGGCCTGTTGGCCGGCGGCGCCCTGGCGCTGACCCCGGTGGCGGCCCTCATGTTCCGCTTCAACAACCCTGACGCCATGCTGACCCTGTGCCTGATGCTGGCCGGCTACCTGACCACCCGCGCCATCGAGAGGGCCGGCTGGAAATGGCTGGCGGCGGCCGGCGCCGTGATCGGCCTGGCGTTCCTGGCCAAGATGTTGCAGGGGTTCCTGATCATGCCCGGGCTCGCCCTGGCCTACCTCTGGGCCGCCCCCACCACCCTGGGACGGCGGCTGCTGCACTTGCTCGGCGCGGCCGCGGGGATCGCCGTCGTGGCCGGGACCTACATCGCACTGTTCCAGCTGACCCCTGCCTCGGCCCGGCCCTATATGGCCGGCTCCCAGACCAACAGCTTCCTGGAGCTCACCTTCGGCTACAACGGCCTGGGCCGGATCACCGGTTCCGGTGGCGGCATGCCGGGAGGCGGCGGCGCACCCGGCGGCGGGTTCGGCGGGAACGTCGGATTCGGCGGAGCCGCCGGCATCACCCGTATGTTCGGGACCAGCTTCGGCGGCGAGGTTTCCTGGCTGCTGCCGGCGGCCCTGATCCTGCTCTGCGCCGGGCTGTGGTTCACCCGGCGGGAGGCACGGACCTCGAAGACCCGCGCGGCCCTCCTGTTGTGGGGCGGCTGGCTCGCGGTCACCGCCGCGATCTTCAGTTTCATGAGCGGCACCATCCACCCGTACTACACCGTGGCACTGGCTCCGGCGATCGCAGCCCTGGTGGGCATCGGCTCAGTGGAGCTGTGGCGGGGGCGGGCCTACTGGCCGGCCCGGATCGTCCTGGCCGCCACGGTGCTGGCCAGCTCGGTCTGGTCCGCGGTGCTCCTGGGCCGCGATCCGGGCTGGCTGCCCGGACTCCGCGTCATCGTCGTCGTCCTGGGTCTTCTCGCCGCCGTCGCAGTGATCCTGCGGGTGGACAGCCTCCCGGGCCTCCCCGGCCGGTTCCGCAAGGCGGCCACGGCCGGCGTCGTCGTCCTTTCGCTGCTGGCCGGCGGGGCGGGAACCGCTGCCTGGACGCTCGCGACGGCGGCCCAGCCGCACTCCGGTTCCATCCCCGCCTCCGGGCCCACCGCCTCGGCGATGGGCGGCGGCCGGACCACCGCCCGATTCGGGGGTGCCCAGGGCAGCGCTGATGGCCTGGGCGGCGGGACAGGGGGCCCCGGCAACGAAGGCGCCTCGACCGAGCTGACCGCGCTGCTGAAGTCCGCCGGGACCAAGTGGTCCGCAATCGTCTCGGGCGCGAGCCAGGCGGCAAGCCTGGAACTCGCCTCCGGCACCAGCGTGATTGCCCTCGGCGGCTGGAACGGCGGCGATCCCTACCCGACGCTGGCCCAGTTCCAGGCGATGGTGGGCCGCGGCGAGATCGGCTACTTCATCTCCGGCGGGATGGGCGGCGGCGGAGGCCGCGGGGGCAACTCCGAGGTGGCCGCCTGGGTCGCGGCGAACTTCCAGGCCCAGACCGTGGGCACGTCCACGGTCTACAGGCTGGGCGCCTAG
- a CDS encoding nucleoside deaminase: MTAPEPRHADWMGLALSEARRALATADVPIGAVVIGPDGGVLGSGRNEREALGDPTAHAEMVAIREAAARLQERRATLGEPGEGWRLADCTLVVTLEPCAMCAGAIVLARIPRVVFGAWDEKAGAAGSVFDILRERRLNHWVEVYAGVREQECAALLRDFFAGHRGA; this comes from the coding sequence ATGACCGCACCGGAGCCCCGCCATGCCGATTGGATGGGCCTTGCCCTGTCCGAGGCGCGCCGGGCGCTGGCCACCGCGGACGTGCCGATCGGCGCCGTCGTGATCGGGCCCGACGGCGGGGTGCTCGGTTCCGGGCGCAACGAACGCGAGGCGCTCGGGGACCCGACGGCGCACGCCGAGATGGTGGCCATCCGCGAGGCTGCGGCGCGCCTGCAGGAGCGGCGGGCCACGCTCGGGGAACCCGGCGAGGGCTGGCGGCTGGCGGACTGCACGCTCGTGGTGACGCTGGAACCGTGCGCCATGTGCGCCGGGGCGATTGTGCTGGCACGGATCCCGCGGGTGGTGTTCGGCGCCTGGGATGAGAAGGCCGGAGCCGCCGGTTCCGTGTTCGATATCCTCCGCGAGCGCCGGCTCAACCACTGGGTGGAAGTGTATGCGGGCGTCCGGGAACAGGAGTGTGCGGCGCTGCTTCGGGACTTCTTCGCCGGGCACCGCGGCGCCTGA
- a CDS encoding glycosyltransferase family 39 protein: MTDTLHPVSSPVPQSPGSLATGQAAGTPRRGRVPRLTPLRPRLELAVLLLATGALYLWNLGASGWANAFYSAAAQAGSQDWTAWFFGSSDAANSITVDKPPAALWVMGLSVRLFGLSSWSILVPQALMGVATVWLVYLSVRRAAAPATADAGLAHRAGLLAGAVMALTPVAVLMFRFNNPDALLVLLMTAAAYAVLRSVQDATAAKAALRWLLLAGVFLGFGFLAKQLQVLLVVPGFAVAYLFAAPAKLGKRLLHLLGAGAAMAVSAGWWLAAVELIPAADRPYIGGSQNNSILELTLGYNGLGRLNGQETGSVGGGNGWGTPGLFRLFNSEFGGQIAWLLPSVLLLGAGLLWLGRHAPRTDAVRASVIVWGAWVAVTGLTFSLMAGIIHPYYMVALAPGIAGLAGLGGVLLWQRRARPVAAAVLAAAILAAGFMASELLGRTAAFLPWLRWAVLLGALAAGVLVLAAAALPRLAAPGFLARTTAAVAVAAALAGPLAYSLATASTAQSGSIVSAGPAATGRGAAGIPPVFGGQGNANGTGVGRGPRPGGGGMGGLLGAGTPSSALVTALETNAGNFIWAAAVVGSNNAAGYQLATGLPVMAVGGFNGTDPAPTLEQFQQLVAGGKIHYFIAGRMMQGETGSDDAARIAAWVQANFTARTVGGTTVYLLAG; this comes from the coding sequence ATGACTGATACCCTTCACCCCGTGTCCTCCCCCGTTCCACAGAGTCCCGGCAGCCTGGCCACAGGCCAGGCTGCCGGGACTCCGCGCCGCGGGAGGGTCCCGCGGCTGACACCGCTGCGGCCACGCCTCGAACTGGCCGTCCTGCTGCTGGCCACCGGTGCCCTGTACCTGTGGAACCTCGGCGCCTCCGGCTGGGCCAACGCGTTCTACTCCGCCGCTGCCCAGGCCGGATCGCAGGACTGGACGGCGTGGTTCTTCGGCTCCTCGGACGCCGCCAACTCCATCACGGTGGACAAGCCGCCGGCCGCGCTCTGGGTGATGGGCCTGTCCGTGCGGCTGTTCGGGCTCAGTTCCTGGAGCATCCTGGTGCCGCAGGCGCTTATGGGCGTCGCGACGGTCTGGCTGGTCTACCTGTCCGTGCGCCGGGCCGCCGCGCCGGCCACCGCCGACGCCGGGCTTGCCCACCGGGCAGGCCTCCTCGCCGGTGCGGTCATGGCGCTGACCCCGGTGGCGGTGCTGATGTTCCGCTTCAACAACCCGGATGCCTTGCTGGTACTGCTCATGACCGCGGCCGCGTACGCCGTGCTCCGGTCCGTCCAGGACGCCACCGCCGCTAAAGCCGCCCTGCGCTGGCTCCTGCTGGCAGGCGTGTTCCTGGGCTTCGGCTTCCTGGCGAAGCAGCTGCAGGTGCTGCTGGTTGTCCCCGGCTTCGCCGTGGCCTACCTGTTCGCTGCCCCGGCCAAGCTCGGCAAGCGGCTGCTGCATCTGCTGGGTGCGGGTGCGGCAATGGCCGTCTCGGCGGGCTGGTGGCTGGCCGCCGTCGAGCTCATCCCCGCGGCGGACCGCCCGTACATCGGCGGCTCGCAGAACAACTCCATCCTGGAACTCACGCTCGGCTACAACGGCCTGGGCCGGCTCAACGGCCAGGAGACCGGCAGTGTGGGCGGCGGCAACGGCTGGGGCACGCCGGGGCTCTTCCGGCTCTTCAACAGCGAATTCGGCGGCCAGATCGCCTGGCTGCTGCCTTCGGTGCTGTTGCTCGGCGCGGGGCTGCTGTGGCTGGGGCGGCATGCTCCGCGCACCGACGCCGTGCGGGCCTCGGTGATCGTCTGGGGCGCCTGGGTGGCTGTCACGGGCCTGACCTTCAGCCTCATGGCCGGCATCATCCACCCGTATTACATGGTGGCCCTCGCGCCGGGGATCGCCGGACTCGCGGGCCTGGGTGGCGTCCTGCTCTGGCAGCGACGCGCCCGGCCCGTGGCCGCGGCGGTCCTCGCCGCGGCGATCCTGGCCGCCGGATTCATGGCGTCCGAGCTGCTGGGCCGCACCGCGGCGTTCCTGCCGTGGCTGCGCTGGGCAGTGCTCCTGGGCGCCCTCGCCGCCGGTGTCCTGGTGCTGGCCGCCGCTGCGCTCCCGCGGCTTGCGGCGCCCGGATTCCTTGCCCGGACGACGGCGGCCGTCGCCGTCGCCGCCGCCCTCGCCGGCCCGCTGGCATACTCGCTTGCCACCGCGTCCACGGCGCAGAGCGGTTCGATCGTCAGTGCCGGGCCGGCGGCCACCGGACGGGGTGCGGCCGGGATACCGCCGGTCTTCGGCGGCCAGGGCAACGCCAACGGGACGGGCGTGGGCCGCGGACCCCGCCCGGGAGGGGGCGGCATGGGCGGGCTCCTGGGTGCCGGCACGCCGTCGTCCGCCCTGGTGACCGCGCTGGAAACGAACGCGGGGAACTTCATCTGGGCCGCCGCCGTCGTCGGATCCAACAATGCCGCGGGGTACCAGCTGGCGACGGGGCTCCCGGTGATGGCCGTGGGCGGGTTCAACGGCACCGACCCCGCACCGACGCTGGAGCAGTTCCAGCAGCTCGTGGCCGGGGGAAAGATCCACTACTTCATCGCCGGGCGCATGATGCAGGGCGAAACCGGCTCTGACGACGCGGCCCGGATCGCCGCCTGGGTGCAGGCGAATTTCACCGCCCGGACCGTCGGCGGCACCACGGTGTACCTTTTGGCGGGGTAG
- a CDS encoding HAD-IA family hydrolase — translation MNLPSRPSVTTLTARAVLFDMDGTVVDSTSIVEQVWTTFAGRYSLDIGEILRSSHGVQAMDTVRRFAPAGADINALAAELGKMELAETRGIVPVPGARELLASLPPDAVALVTSASRELAEVRMAAAGIGVPAASVTSEDVSRGKPHPEGYLRAAALLGVDPADAVVFEDAPAGIAAGRAAGIRTVAVGPNAGELPEGVLHIPDFSGVSVTTHLTAAGVRTVSFSF, via the coding sequence ATGAACCTTCCCTCCCGTCCTAGTGTCACGACCCTGACCGCCCGGGCCGTCCTGTTCGATATGGACGGCACGGTGGTCGATTCCACCAGCATCGTGGAGCAGGTGTGGACCACTTTTGCCGGGCGCTACAGCCTGGATATCGGGGAGATTCTGCGCTCCTCCCACGGCGTCCAGGCGATGGACACCGTCCGCAGGTTCGCCCCGGCCGGTGCGGACATCAATGCCCTCGCGGCCGAACTGGGCAAGATGGAGCTGGCCGAAACCCGCGGGATTGTCCCGGTGCCAGGGGCGCGGGAGCTGCTGGCGAGCCTCCCTCCGGACGCCGTAGCGCTGGTGACGTCGGCTTCACGGGAGCTGGCCGAGGTCCGGATGGCGGCCGCGGGGATCGGCGTCCCGGCCGCCTCGGTCACGTCTGAGGACGTCAGCCGGGGCAAACCGCACCCTGAGGGATACCTCCGGGCCGCCGCCCTGCTGGGTGTGGACCCGGCCGACGCGGTGGTGTTCGAGGACGCCCCGGCCGGCATCGCCGCGGGACGCGCCGCCGGCATCCGGACCGTGGCGGTCGGGCCCAACGCCGGCGAACTGCCGGAGGGTGTGCTCCATATTCCCGACTTCTCCGGGGTCTCCGTAACCACGCACCTCACCGCCGCCGGCGTACGCACCGTGTCCTTCAGCTTCTAG